The following are from one region of the Salvia hispanica cultivar TCC Black 2014 chromosome 1, UniMelb_Shisp_WGS_1.0, whole genome shotgun sequence genome:
- the LOC125212830 gene encoding protein yippee-like encodes MISSVHLRLCKHQNIWLLGPKTDFNFLSVLFSIQSFQSRHGKAYLFNKVSNVTLGEKEERLMITGAHTVADLYCVQCGSIVGWKYEMAHEKSQKYKEGKSVLERFKMSGPDGSNYWGNHEAHAVGGSDTDDV; translated from the exons ATGATATCTTCAGTTCATTTACGG CTTTGCAAGCATCAGAATATATGGCTTCTCGGACCGAAGactgattttaattttctttctgtATTATTTTCCATTCAGTCTTTCCAATCCAGGCATGGGAAGGCTTACCTCTTCAACAAGGT ATCAAACGTGACTCTCGGGGAGAAAGAAGAGAGGCTGATGATAACTGGTGCTCACACCGTGGCTGATCTATACTGCGTCCAGTGTGGTTCGATCGTTGGGTGGAAATAT GAAATGGCGCACGAGAAGAGTCAAAAGTACAAGGAAGGAAAATCTGTTCTGGAGCG GTTCAAGATGTCTGGTCCAGACGGCAGCAATTATTGGGGAAACCACGAGGCACATGCCGTTGGGGGCAGTGACACGGACGACGTCTGA